In the genome of Candidatus Methylomirabilota bacterium, one region contains:
- a CDS encoding Uma2 family endonuclease, which yields MTPGRVVLTYQDYAALPNDGRRYEIHEGELSVTAAPGSKHQIVSMRLGAALHTHVEARGLGIVVAAPLDVILTDRTVVQPDIVYVATDRTARISERGIEGAPTLVVEILSPSTRETDRGAKLRLYASYGVPWYWIVDSDARAVEAYRLEAGRYTLIKRAAGDAPLGAEPFPDLAIAPAAFWA from the coding sequence ATGACTCCCGGGCGGGTCGTGCTCACCTACCAGGATTACGCCGCGCTCCCCAACGACGGGCGGCGATACGAGATCCACGAGGGGGAGCTGTCGGTGACCGCGGCGCCGGGCTCGAAGCACCAGATCGTCAGCATGAGGCTCGGGGCCGCCTTGCACACGCACGTCGAAGCCCGTGGTCTCGGGATCGTCGTCGCCGCTCCGCTCGACGTCATCCTGACCGACAGGACGGTCGTCCAGCCTGACATCGTCTACGTCGCGACGGACCGCACGGCGCGAATCAGCGAGCGCGGCATCGAGGGCGCGCCGACGCTCGTCGTCGAGATCCTCTCGCCCTCGACGCGCGAGACCGACCGCGGCGCCAAGCTTCGACTCTACGCGAGCTACGGCGTCCCCTGGTACTGGATCGTGGACAGCGACGCCCGCGCGGTCGAGGCCTACAGGCTCGAGGCCGGACGCTACACGCTCATCAAACGCGCCGCCGGCGACGCGCCGCTCGGCGCCGAGCCCTTCCCGGACCTCGCTATCGCGCCCGCCGCGTTCTGGGCCTGA
- a CDS encoding amidohydrolase, which yields MRLIPDLVWADGGWHAGRVVELEHGRITTVHPVDRLWPGDLTLPGKALLPGTVNAHCHTFQSLLRGLGDDLDFAGWRDRVLYPFSQRLDRRGIALGAEFAFAEMLLHGATTCVDFFYLQDGGNANAEAVIEAARRAGIRLVLARGMYDWEGAPARYREPVAEAKARTAELIAAHRRDPMVSVQPAPHSPHGASPAMIRAGWEVAEGEGTRFHIHVAEGRYEGERTLREHGATPVRHLDRLGVLGPRMIGVHGVWLDDDEVALMGARGAALAYCPSSNMFLGDGITRLPELLQAGVRVGLGTDGGCTNNRLSVFEEMRMASLLQRVRLLDGAALPAERALALGTASGAEILGLDAGVIAPGRLADLVAVDLAHPSLHPPSDLTKSVVYAMSPQAITDVWVHGRRVVEAGRLVTLDLAGLLGEVRALTRGWTLATA from the coding sequence ATGAGGCTCATCCCCGACCTGGTGTGGGCCGACGGGGGCTGGCACGCGGGGCGCGTCGTCGAGCTCGAGCACGGCCGGATCACCACGGTCCATCCCGTGGATCGCCTCTGGCCCGGCGACCTGACGCTCCCCGGCAAGGCGCTCCTGCCGGGCACGGTGAACGCGCACTGCCACACCTTCCAGTCGCTCCTGCGCGGGCTCGGCGACGACCTCGACTTCGCGGGCTGGCGCGACCGGGTGCTCTACCCGTTCTCTCAGCGCCTCGACCGGCGCGGGATCGCGCTCGGCGCCGAGTTCGCGTTCGCCGAGATGCTGCTTCACGGCGCCACCACGTGCGTGGACTTCTTCTACCTGCAGGACGGCGGCAACGCGAACGCGGAGGCGGTGATCGAGGCGGCGCGCCGCGCCGGCATCCGGCTGGTCCTCGCGCGGGGCATGTACGACTGGGAGGGCGCGCCCGCGCGCTACCGCGAGCCGGTCGCCGAGGCGAAGGCGCGCACGGCCGAGCTCATCGCGGCGCACCGCAGAGACCCCATGGTGAGCGTCCAGCCCGCGCCCCACAGCCCCCACGGCGCCTCGCCGGCGATGATCCGGGCGGGGTGGGAGGTCGCGGAGGGCGAGGGCACGCGCTTCCACATCCACGTGGCGGAGGGGCGGTACGAGGGAGAGCGCACGCTCCGGGAGCACGGCGCCACGCCCGTCCGCCACCTCGACCGCCTCGGCGTCCTCGGCCCGCGGATGATCGGCGTCCACGGCGTCTGGCTCGACGACGACGAGGTCGCGCTGATGGGCGCGCGCGGGGCGGCGCTCGCCTACTGCCCGAGCTCGAACATGTTCCTCGGCGACGGGATCACGCGCCTGCCCGAGCTCCTGCAGGCGGGCGTCCGGGTCGGGCTCGGCACCGACGGCGGCTGCACGAACAACCGCCTCTCGGTGTTCGAGGAGATGCGCATGGCCTCGCTGCTCCAGCGCGTACGCCTCCTCGACGGCGCGGCGCTCCCCGCCGAGCGCGCGCTCGCGCTCGGCACGGCGTCGGGCGCCGAGATCCTCGGCCTCGACGCGGGCGTGATCGCGCCGGGCCGGCTCGCGGACCTCGTCGCCGTGGATCTCGCCCACCCCTCGCTCCACCCCCCGAGCGATCTCACGAAGTCGGTCGTCTACGCCATGTCGCCCCAGGCCATCACGGACGTCTGGGTCCACGGGCGGCGGGTCGTGGAGGCCGGACGCCTCGTCACGCTGGACCTCGCCGGGCTCCTCGGCGAGGTGCGCGCGCTCACGCGGGGCTGGACGCTCGCGACGGCGTGA
- a CDS encoding polymer-forming cytoskeletal protein, producing the protein MFGDKKAPQKPAAPQAVDNAKPVNPITLLTVVGDHARMEGKFDIADSIQIECEVGGELNVGGKLVIGEKGVVSANVQTVDAIIMGHYEGNMVATGNVEITETGRVSGNIQTDSLVISKGGFFNGNVTKMHEEPSAPRQVVPIEEKRVGQQSFQR; encoded by the coding sequence ATGTTCGGAGACAAGAAAGCGCCGCAAAAGCCGGCAGCGCCGCAGGCCGTCGACAACGCGAAGCCCGTCAACCCCATCACGCTGCTGACGGTCGTCGGCGACCACGCGCGGATGGAGGGCAAGTTCGACATCGCGGACTCGATCCAGATCGAGTGCGAGGTCGGCGGCGAGCTGAACGTCGGCGGCAAGCTCGTCATCGGCGAGAAGGGCGTCGTCAGCGCCAACGTCCAGACGGTGGACGCGATCATCATGGGCCACTACGAGGGCAACATGGTGGCCACCGGCAACGTCGAGATCACGGAGACCGGCCGGGTGAGCGGCAACATCCAGACCGACTCGCTGGTGATCTCGAAGGGCGGCTTCTTCAACGGCAACGTCACGAAGATGCACGAGGAGCCGAGCGCCCCGCGCCAGGTGGTCCCGATCGAGGAGAAGCGCGTGGGACAGCAGAGCTTCCAGAGGTAA
- a CDS encoding mechanosensitive ion channel family protein yields MNPMWRLVWPGLAFAATLLAALAVRAALERALRRRMRALDALAAFLKAVHAPALLWAVVLAVYVAIEASELPRRVTAQLELVFQVALILSVTFTLASIVTAFIGLASERRALGGPVTGLAQTAARVTIILVGVLVLLSVLGIHITPILTALGVGGLAVALALQDSLANLFAGMHLLADQPIRVGDYVKIADSIEGYVVDIGWRSTRVRMLQNTIVVVPNKRVAESVILNYDLPEPRMALVIAVKVGYKSDPEQVERVLAEEAATAAKEVPGLLAEPAPFARLIPGFGESSLDFSLVCQIASFVDQYLVQHELRKRILRRLRAEGIEMPYPTRTVEWRGRPPGGGSSG; encoded by the coding sequence ATGAACCCCATGTGGCGCCTGGTCTGGCCCGGGCTGGCGTTCGCGGCGACGCTGCTCGCCGCGCTCGCCGTACGCGCGGCGCTCGAGCGCGCGCTCCGGCGCCGCATGCGGGCGCTCGACGCGCTCGCCGCGTTTCTCAAGGCGGTCCACGCGCCCGCGCTTCTCTGGGCCGTGGTCCTCGCCGTCTACGTCGCGATCGAAGCCTCCGAGCTCCCCCGGCGCGTTACGGCGCAGCTCGAGCTCGTCTTCCAGGTCGCGCTCATCCTGTCGGTCACGTTCACGCTCGCCTCGATCGTCACCGCCTTCATCGGGCTCGCGAGCGAGCGGCGCGCCCTCGGCGGCCCCGTCACGGGCCTCGCCCAGACGGCCGCGCGCGTGACCATCATCCTCGTCGGCGTCCTCGTCCTGCTGAGCGTCCTCGGCATCCACATCACGCCGATCCTCACGGCCCTCGGCGTCGGCGGCCTCGCCGTGGCGCTCGCCCTGCAGGACTCGCTCGCCAACCTCTTCGCGGGCATGCACCTCCTCGCCGACCAGCCGATCCGCGTCGGTGACTACGTGAAGATCGCGGACTCCATCGAGGGCTACGTCGTGGACATCGGCTGGCGCTCGACGCGCGTCCGGATGCTCCAGAATACGATCGTCGTCGTCCCGAACAAGCGCGTGGCCGAGTCGGTCATCCTCAACTACGACCTGCCCGAGCCGCGCATGGCGCTCGTGATCGCCGTGAAGGTGGGCTACAAGAGCGATCCGGAGCAGGTCGAGCGGGTGCTCGCCGAGGAGGCCGCGACGGCGGCGAAGGAGGTGCCGGGCCTGCTCGCCGAACCCGCGCCGTTTGCCCGCCTGATCCCGGGCTTCGGCGAGTCGTCGCTCGACTTCTCCCTCGTCTGCCAGATCGCCTCGTTCGTGGACCAGTACCTCGTCCAGCACGAGCTCCGGAAGCGCATCCTCCGCCGGCTGCGCGCCGAGGGGATCGAGATGCCGTACCCGACGCGCACGGTGGAATGGCGGGGTCGTCCGCCCGGCGGGGGGTCGAGCGGCTAG
- the kdsB gene encoding 3-deoxy-manno-octulosonate cytidylyltransferase translates to MSPRLTALGVIPARLASTRLPRKVLREIAGKPLIVHVWEAAKRSPDLADVLVATDSHEVVAACAGFRVPAVMTSSDHPSGTDRVWEVAQSRAADVYVNVQGDEPFVTAAHIRRLVAPFEERPETQVSTLKIRLQPDEADNPNVNKVVCATDGRALYFSKYPVPYDRDGRGVVRFKHIGLYAYRRAALDLFHRLPPSPLELTEKLEQLRFLEHGIPIVVAETDEPTIGVDTEADLRAVEARLAARRS, encoded by the coding sequence ATGAGCCCTCGACTCACGGCGCTCGGGGTCATCCCCGCGCGGCTCGCGTCGACGCGCCTGCCGCGCAAGGTGCTGCGCGAGATCGCCGGCAAGCCCCTGATCGTCCACGTCTGGGAAGCGGCCAAGCGCTCGCCCGATCTCGCGGACGTGCTCGTTGCGACGGACTCGCACGAGGTCGTCGCGGCGTGCGCCGGCTTCCGCGTGCCGGCCGTCATGACTTCGTCCGACCACCCCTCGGGGACCGACCGCGTGTGGGAGGTCGCGCAGTCGCGGGCCGCCGACGTCTACGTCAACGTCCAGGGCGACGAGCCGTTCGTGACCGCGGCCCACATCCGGCGCCTCGTCGCGCCGTTCGAGGAGCGCCCGGAGACCCAGGTCAGCACGCTGAAGATCCGCCTCCAGCCCGACGAGGCGGATAATCCGAACGTGAACAAGGTCGTCTGCGCCACCGACGGTCGCGCGCTCTACTTCTCGAAGTACCCCGTCCCCTACGACCGCGACGGGCGGGGCGTCGTCCGCTTCAAGCACATCGGACTCTATGCGTATCGGCGCGCGGCGCTCGACCTCTTCCATCGCCTGCCGCCCTCGCCGCTCGAGCTCACCGAGAAGCTCGAGCAGCTCCGCTTCCTCGAGCACGGCATCCCGATCGTGGTCGCCGAGACCGACGAGCCGACGATCGGCGTGGACACCGAGGCCGACCTCCGCGCCGTCGAAGCCCGCCTGGCCGCGCGCCGCTCGTGA
- the prcA gene encoding proteasome subunit alpha, with protein MPLPYYVSPEQMMKDKAEYARKGIARGRSTVTLEYRDGILLVAENPSTLLHKISEIYDRIAFAGVGKYNEFENLRIAGIRHADVKGYSYSRGDVTAKALANAYSQALGNIFTQDIKPFEVEVLVAEVGDDNGARNEIYHILYDGTIEDERNYAAMGGQADEIRRVLKDHYAEGLALDAALQLGVRALTVTQNKTLNERDLEVAVLDRTKVRRKFRRIPTEALGQLLGTAR; from the coding sequence ATGCCGCTCCCCTACTACGTCAGCCCCGAGCAGATGATGAAGGACAAGGCCGAGTACGCGCGCAAGGGCATCGCACGCGGCCGGTCGACCGTCACGCTCGAGTACCGCGACGGCATCCTGCTCGTCGCGGAGAACCCCTCGACGCTGCTGCACAAGATCTCGGAGATCTACGACCGGATCGCGTTCGCCGGCGTCGGCAAGTACAACGAGTTCGAGAACCTGCGCATCGCGGGGATCCGGCACGCGGACGTCAAGGGCTACTCCTACAGCCGCGGCGACGTGACCGCGAAGGCGCTCGCGAACGCCTACTCCCAGGCCCTCGGGAACATCTTCACGCAGGACATCAAGCCGTTCGAGGTCGAGGTGCTCGTCGCCGAGGTGGGCGATGACAACGGCGCGCGCAACGAGATCTACCACATCCTGTACGACGGCACGATCGAGGACGAGCGGAACTACGCGGCGATGGGCGGGCAGGCGGACGAGATCCGCCGCGTCCTCAAGGACCACTACGCGGAGGGCCTGGCGCTCGACGCCGCGCTCCAGCTCGGGGTCCGCGCGCTGACCGTCACGCAGAACAAGACGCTCAACGAGCGCGACCTGGAGGTCGCGGTCCTGGACCGGACCAAGGTCCGGCGCAAGTTCCGGCGCATTCCCACGGAGGCGCTCGGGCAACTCCTGGGCACGGCGAGGTAG
- the prcB gene encoding proteasome subunit beta, with the protein MADQGRWQHLFNDYSNPSFMDLLRREAPHMMPGGASAPHEAPPEPPHGTTVLSVRYRDGVIMAGDRQATAGYQVAGRRIEKIFKADELSGVGIAGVAGPATEMAKLFQTELEHYEKVEGDNLSLEGKANRLSQMIRMNLPAAMQGLVVVPIFAGFDEKAGTGRLFKYDVTGGRYEETNYDAQGSGSKDARDSLKKLWRRDMTREEALRVALEALVDAADEDVGTGGPDLVRGIFPSVKTITRSGFQDVPDDEVRRVCETILADRTRNATGD; encoded by the coding sequence ATGGCCGACCAGGGCCGCTGGCAGCATCTCTTCAACGACTACTCGAACCCGAGCTTCATGGACCTGCTGCGCCGCGAGGCGCCGCACATGATGCCGGGCGGCGCGTCTGCGCCGCACGAGGCGCCGCCCGAGCCGCCCCACGGGACCACCGTGCTCTCCGTGCGCTACCGCGACGGGGTCATCATGGCGGGCGACCGGCAGGCGACCGCCGGCTACCAGGTGGCGGGCCGCCGGATCGAGAAGATCTTCAAGGCCGACGAGCTCTCGGGCGTCGGCATCGCCGGCGTCGCCGGGCCCGCGACCGAGATGGCGAAGCTCTTCCAGACCGAGCTCGAGCACTACGAGAAGGTCGAGGGCGACAACCTCTCGCTCGAGGGCAAGGCCAACCGCCTCTCGCAGATGATCCGCATGAACCTCCCCGCCGCGATGCAGGGGCTCGTCGTGGTCCCGATCTTCGCGGGCTTCGACGAGAAGGCCGGGACCGGCCGGCTCTTCAAGTACGACGTCACCGGCGGCCGTTACGAGGAGACGAACTACGACGCGCAGGGCTCGGGCTCGAAGGACGCGCGCGACTCGCTGAAGAAGCTCTGGCGCCGCGACATGACGCGCGAGGAGGCGCTCCGCGTCGCGCTCGAGGCGCTCGTCGACGCGGCCGACGAGGACGTGGGGACCGGCGGGCCGGATCTCGTGCGCGGCATCTTCCCGTCCGTCAAGACCATCACCCGCTCCGGGTTCCAGGACGTGCCGGACGACGAAGTGCGGCGCGTGTGCGAGACGATCCTGGCGGACCGGACCCGCAACGCGACGGGGGACTGA
- a CDS encoding 2-dehydropantoate 2-reductase, whose product MINRIGVIGAGAIGCVVGGLLTRAGRDVTLVDQWPEHVETMRRQGLRLSGTCGDHTIKVTALHLHEAQRIEEPFDAVFIAVKSYDTEWAAALGVAYLKRPDGVVVDFQNGMNDERVAAVAGRERTLGCVITIGAGMYEPGHAMRTDSGSLGFKIGELDGKDTPRAQELARVVSDVAPAKVTTNLFGERWSKLALNCMANPLAGLSGLGTAEVRTEPGPRRLSVHLGAEVIRVGRAAGHEVEPIFHIAAQRFVDAAEGRGLAEVEADVSRDALSRAGGRPSMLQDVMRGRRTEIDYLNGYVVAQGRRLGVPTPFNAKVVELFHRHPVGTLTPDPKNLEPLLAMLG is encoded by the coding sequence ATGATCAACCGGATCGGCGTCATCGGCGCGGGGGCGATCGGGTGCGTCGTGGGCGGGCTGCTCACGCGAGCGGGCCGGGACGTGACGCTCGTGGACCAGTGGCCGGAGCACGTCGAGACGATGCGCCGGCAGGGGCTCCGGCTCAGCGGCACGTGCGGCGACCACACGATCAAGGTGACCGCGCTGCACCTGCACGAGGCGCAGCGCATCGAGGAGCCCTTCGACGCTGTCTTCATCGCGGTGAAGTCGTACGATACCGAGTGGGCGGCAGCGCTCGGTGTCGCGTACCTGAAGCGCCCCGACGGCGTCGTCGTGGACTTCCAAAACGGGATGAACGACGAGCGCGTGGCGGCGGTCGCGGGTCGCGAACGCACGCTCGGGTGCGTGATCACGATCGGCGCGGGGATGTACGAGCCCGGCCACGCGATGCGGACCGACTCGGGCTCGCTCGGCTTCAAGATCGGCGAGCTCGACGGCAAGGACACGCCGCGCGCGCAGGAGCTGGCGCGGGTCGTCAGCGACGTGGCGCCGGCGAAGGTGACGACGAACCTGTTCGGCGAGCGCTGGTCGAAGCTCGCGCTCAACTGCATGGCGAACCCGCTGGCCGGGCTCTCCGGGCTCGGGACCGCGGAGGTGCGCACGGAGCCCGGGCCGCGGCGGCTCTCGGTGCACCTCGGCGCCGAGGTCATCCGCGTCGGCCGGGCGGCGGGTCACGAGGTCGAGCCGATCTTCCACATCGCGGCGCAGCGCTTCGTGGACGCGGCCGAGGGGCGCGGGCTCGCCGAGGTGGAGGCCGACGTCAGCCGCGACGCCCTGAGCCGCGCGGGCGGCCGGCCCTCCATGCTCCAGGACGTGATGCGCGGGCGCCGGACGGAGATCGACTACCTGAACGGCTACGTCGTCGCCCAGGGGCGCCGGCTCGGCGTCCCGACGCCGTTCAACGCGAAGGTCGTGGAGCTCTTCCACCGCCATCCGGTCGGGACGCTCACGCCGGATCCGAAAAACCTCGAGCCGTTGCTCGCGATGCTCGGATGA
- a CDS encoding polymer-forming cytoskeletal protein produces MLWRKTSKPSVKASDLTAFIDEGSEIEGKYTFSGTVMLNGRFRGEIVSNDSLIVGEKGVVNASIRAGIVLISGEVVGNVLASERVELRGSARVYGDVEAPVVVIEEGVLFEGHCRMTKARPVEAAPPAPPTRERDLSIVPFKR; encoded by the coding sequence ATGCTGTGGCGGAAGACCAGCAAGCCCTCGGTCAAGGCGAGCGATCTCACCGCCTTCATCGACGAAGGCTCGGAGATCGAGGGCAAGTACACGTTCAGCGGCACCGTCATGCTGAACGGACGCTTCCGCGGTGAGATCGTCTCCAACGACAGCCTCATCGTCGGCGAGAAGGGGGTCGTCAACGCCTCCATCCGCGCCGGCATCGTCCTGATCTCCGGCGAGGTCGTCGGCAACGTCCTGGCCTCCGAGCGCGTCGAGCTGCGCGGCTCGGCGCGCGTCTACGGCGACGTCGAGGCGCCCGTGGTGGTCATCGAGGAAGGCGTGCTCTTCGAGGGCCACTGCCGGATGACCAAGGCCCGGCCCGTCGAGGCCGCGCCGCCCGCGCCCCCGACGCGCGAGCGCGACCTCTCCATCGTCCCGTTCAAGCGCTGA
- the pafA gene encoding Pup--protein ligase translates to MKRRIFGLENEYGLTCTLNGQRRLSPDNVARYLFEKVIPGARNANVFLENGARLYLDTGFHPEYATPECDDVTELVIHDKAGERIVEDLLHQAEKRLREDGISGNILLFKNNTDSAGNSYGCHENYLVSRDVSFQRLAEALIPFFVTRQIFAGAGKVLQTPRGFHYCLSQRAQHICQEISGATTSSRSIINTRDEPHADAERYRRLHVIVGDSNMSEVATYLKIGTTALVLDMIEDGFFDRDYSLQSPVQAIRDISHDPTLRETIKLKDGRTISALQLQLEYLEYATRYVDSISPDPASKDVLARWTDVLTKLETDPMQLHRELDWVIKRQLVENFMNRHRLSWRDPKVSLLDLQYHDIRPDKGVYYRLVANDYVDRITDDETIEQAKHIPPQTTRARLRGEFIRQANLKGKDYRVDWVYLKLNDPERETILCKDPFQSHDERVERLIRSF, encoded by the coding sequence ATGAAGCGCCGCATCTTCGGCCTCGAGAACGAGTACGGTCTCACCTGCACCCTGAACGGCCAGCGGCGCCTGTCGCCCGACAACGTCGCGCGGTATCTGTTCGAGAAGGTGATCCCGGGCGCTCGGAATGCCAACGTATTTCTCGAAAACGGCGCCAGGCTCTATCTGGACACCGGATTCCATCCGGAATACGCGACGCCCGAGTGCGACGACGTCACCGAGCTCGTCATCCACGACAAGGCGGGCGAGCGGATCGTCGAGGACCTGCTGCACCAGGCCGAGAAGCGCCTGCGCGAAGACGGGATCTCGGGCAACATCCTCCTGTTCAAGAACAACACCGACTCGGCGGGCAACAGCTACGGCTGCCACGAGAACTATCTCGTCAGCCGCGACGTGTCGTTCCAGCGGCTCGCCGAGGCGCTCATCCCCTTCTTCGTCACCCGACAGATCTTCGCCGGCGCGGGCAAGGTGCTGCAGACGCCCCGGGGGTTCCACTACTGCCTCTCGCAGCGGGCCCAGCACATCTGCCAGGAGATCTCGGGCGCCACGACCTCGTCGCGCTCGATCATCAACACGCGCGACGAGCCTCACGCCGACGCCGAGCGCTACCGGCGCCTGCACGTCATCGTGGGCGACTCGAACATGTCCGAGGTGGCGACGTACCTCAAGATCGGCACGACCGCGCTCGTGCTGGACATGATCGAGGACGGCTTCTTCGACCGCGATTACTCCTTGCAGTCGCCCGTGCAGGCGATTCGCGACATCTCCCACGACCCGACGCTCCGGGAGACGATCAAGCTGAAGGACGGGCGCACGATCAGCGCGCTGCAGCTGCAGCTCGAGTACCTCGAGTACGCGACGCGCTACGTGGACTCGATCAGCCCGGACCCGGCGTCGAAGGACGTGCTCGCGCGCTGGACGGATGTGCTCACGAAGCTCGAAACCGACCCGATGCAGCTCCACCGCGAGCTCGACTGGGTCATCAAGCGCCAGCTCGTCGAGAACTTCATGAACCGCCACCGGCTGTCCTGGCGCGACCCGAAGGTCTCGCTGCTGGACCTCCAGTACCACGACATCCGGCCCGACAAGGGCGTCTACTACCGCCTCGTGGCCAACGACTACGTGGACCGGATCACCGACGACGAGACGATCGAGCAGGCGAAGCACATTCCCCCACAGACGACCCGCGCGCGGCTGCGCGGCGAGTTCATCCGCCAGGCGAACCTCAAGGGCAAGGACTACCGCGTGGACTGGGTCTATCTGAAATTGAACGATCCGGAGCGCGAGACGATCCTCTGCAAGGACCCGTTCCAGTCCCACGACGAGCGGGTCGAGCGCCTGATCCGCAGCTTCTGA
- a CDS encoding LLM class F420-dependent oxidoreductase: MTSSHVTRRLGIVLAAFAGQPPADLVAAAREAEQRGYHTAWVGESSGYDAISLMTMIAAHTERLHVASAVVPVQTRTPVVLGVTAASLNHLSGDRVLLGLGLSSRIIVGDWHGLPFANSLQQIREAVEIIRRVASGERVNFEGRVYRVKNFRLTAPAPAKPVRVVLAALGPEMLELAGEIADGVVLNWIPPETVPASVRHLEAGAKKAGRTLDGFEIASFIRTCVTDDPAAARETLARDITGYTIVDVYASFFRSAGFAEEVEAVNAAWKAGDRAGAVSRISPRVLDGLGVVGDETFCRERIAEFARAGLTQPVIAPFAPPGGDHRAALLRTLRAFP; the protein is encoded by the coding sequence GTGACCTCGAGCCACGTGACGCGCCGGCTCGGCATCGTCCTCGCCGCCTTCGCCGGCCAGCCGCCCGCCGATCTCGTCGCGGCCGCGCGCGAGGCCGAGCAGCGCGGCTACCACACCGCGTGGGTCGGCGAGAGCTCCGGCTACGACGCGATCAGCCTGATGACGATGATCGCCGCCCACACCGAGCGCCTCCACGTGGCGTCGGCGGTCGTCCCGGTCCAGACGCGGACACCCGTCGTCCTCGGCGTGACCGCGGCGAGCCTGAACCACCTCTCGGGCGACCGCGTGCTGCTCGGGCTCGGGCTCAGCAGCCGCATCATCGTCGGCGACTGGCACGGTCTCCCTTTCGCGAACTCGCTCCAGCAGATCCGCGAGGCGGTCGAGATCATCCGGCGCGTCGCCTCCGGCGAGCGCGTCAACTTCGAGGGCAGGGTCTACCGCGTGAAGAATTTCAGGCTGACCGCGCCGGCGCCCGCCAAGCCCGTGCGCGTCGTCCTCGCCGCGCTCGGCCCCGAGATGCTCGAGCTCGCGGGCGAGATCGCCGACGGCGTCGTCCTGAACTGGATCCCGCCCGAGACCGTACCGGCGTCGGTCAGGCACCTCGAGGCGGGGGCGAAGAAGGCGGGGCGCACGCTCGACGGCTTCGAGATCGCGTCGTTCATCCGGACGTGCGTCACCGACGATCCGGCGGCGGCGCGCGAGACGCTCGCGCGCGACATCACCGGTTACACGATCGTGGACGTGTACGCGAGCTTTTTCAGGAGCGCGGGGTTCGCGGAGGAAGTGGAGGCGGTGAACGCAGCGTGGAAGGCGGGAGACCGCGCCGGCGCGGTGTCGCGGATCTCGCCGCGGGTCCTCGACGGCCTCGGCGTCGTGGGCGACGAGACGTTCTGCCGCGAGCGCATCGCCGAGTTCGCGCGGGCGGGGCTCACCCAGCCCGTGATCGCGCCGTTCGCGCCCCCGGGCGGGGACCACCGCGCCGCGCTCCTCCGGACGTTGCGCGCGTTTCCATGA